TTTAATGTCTAGCAAAGCCTATTATACAAGACTCAAAACTACAAgactcaaaactgatgaaaattttgacacttttgatgTCATTTGATACTTTCTGGGATTTTTATCGATACTTTTCAAGGTGTACACacattcaatacatgtatcaactTAAAGCAAATGTGCATTTGTACTCtatcatttttatgaacacTTATCAACATAAAGCCTGAAATCCTAATTTgtacaaaattgcaacaaagtttTTTGACACAACAAGATAACAAATTGTTTGTAAGGATAACTTTCAACTCCATAATTTCCATAATGGCTGACATTTTGTCTGTTTTCTTTCCTAAGGCCCCTTatgtcactgttgaaaatacCATGCATCTATAAACAGCTCTATCTTTGTGTGTATAATTCACTTTTATGATACAGTAATGTCCATCTATGCAAATATGTATGACAATGCATAGATACTTGTTCATTTTACGGAAAAACCTATCAGGCAAATTTCAATGTTCAACATGAACTTGATTGACCTAATATTCAAATCACTGTCATAGCTCTTTGCACTCAATGTGCTGACTTTACAACATATAAatatgacttcaataatgtttaaattatataaaatgtagTTCTTATGTATCACTTTTCTCTAATGTATCCATTTGTAGGCTACATTGAGTACAATATAGCTACATTTTAACTCATCAGTCTATCTTTAGATAGAATTTGTAACAGTGTTGCTGAAATCTGCTGTATGCAACCAGGATTTGTTACAATATAGCTGAAATCTCCTGTAGTTGCCCAACATTGTTACAATGTAGCTGGAATCTGTCACAAGGTGTGTTGTCTGCTTCAACTTAGCTAGGTCTACACTGTACAGCAGCTTTTCTGCGTTTTCATCGTCAGATCCTTCTGAAATTCCTGTGATGCGGTATCCCATGTTCATCAGCATCACTTCGAGTGGATCAGCattcattcttttctgatttgcAGTAGCTGCCGAGTCTGTTTCTTCTATGTGTCTGTCATCCTCCTTCGGGCCATCCTGCAACACAGACAATGGCATGTGGGAGTTAGAATGAGAGGATGATATTGCTGCAAAAGGAATGAATTTACACATGGACCaggaaattttcatttgaaagagtTTGAACCAATACAGCCTAGGTCAAAGGGTGACAAAAATACAATTCAAATGAGGTGAAAATTTCTGATGTTTCCAAGCTCTTTATTGTATACTTTGAGTAAATACAGTAAATACTTTGAGTAAGTTGCAGCAAAATCATGACTCCAAAGCGGACATCAGTGCAAGATATACCATACAACAGTATAGCTGCTTCCTGTAACTTCTACCAACTTACAAAGAAAAGAATCCATTCGTACAGAATCCGCTTGCTTTGTACGTTTGTTTTACATTAGTGCTGATCAAATGCAAGTGTTTACGCAATTTTTcctaaaatgagacaaaataacaAGTGCAACTTTCATGGTGTGCATGACCTCTTCTGCAGAACTGCATTCCACCAGAATAAGGTTTCTTTGATACTTTCTTCTTTCAGAAAAGTGATTATTTGAACTCACCTCTGGCCTTGGACTCCACAATCTGACCACAGGATCAATGCCACTGGTTGCTAAGAAACAGTGACTGGGATGTGGTTGCAGGCAATTGACAATAGACTCATCCCCTCTGAGAACACGGACTAAGTTAGTGGTAGCTTTCTCCCAAATGAAAAAGGACCCGTCATCTGAACCTGCTACAATGTACTGACCGTTGCTGTAATGCAGAACAGGATGAGATTAGAATCAGTCTCCAAAGAGTATATTTTATGtaatatttatgcatattagaATCAGTCTCCAAAGAGTATATTTTATGTAATatttatgcatacatgtatactggtacttATATGTATACTTAGGGAAGGAAAAAAGATGTAATGCAAACACTGATTGGTAACactttttgtaacatttgttATACATCttattttgatgtcaatatttgacccTGAACTTATGGCTAAATCATTCAAAATCATGGAAACAGTTTGTTATTTTCATAGTTCAACACTGGGTTGGTTCAAGTGCAATTATTCCAAAATCTATCACCAAATTTGAACCATTAACAGAACCATGAACAAGCTTTGGACTTGTATTATTTAAATTCCTTACCTTCCAAAGAAGTTGGCTTCTTTGATATCTGTAGTTGTGTTACAATGACCACAGAATCTAAGATCATAGTCGTAACTGGCACTTCGTAACACTTTCTCATGTTCTGACTGCGTCTCTCGCTGCCTTCGACGACTACTGCCTCCATCACTCTTTTTCTCTTCTTCAGAGTCTGCAAAGAATTCAAatggtttgatttttttttgtaaaaggaCAACTTGCTTTCATCACAGTTCACACAAATTAGCCTTTTCCCTCTGTTCATATGACAACATAAGGGGTACCTACCAGGTAATTAGAAGATGCTTATCACAAACAAAAGTCATTGCGTTTTGCGGGAGAAATAGTTTAGCCCCTATTATGATGATTGTGGATATATTTTGCATTAACCCTTATCTTGCTACTCCTTTCATTTCCCAATTTGAAAAGTTGGCAATACCGGTACCTATATACCGTTATATATTTCTACCTACTTGGTACGGTAAATTATAGTAGGTTAAGTCAgtaaaaaattttgtttacagtttacAGTATCTGTTTAATAGGCCttaaaatgtttaagtctttgttaaaatacaacatAGAACACAAGTTATGTCCAACTAGTACTaacttgacctgatagtgaaatatgaaatatgtattTCAGCAATTTATCATTTTGTTGGGAAGTTTAAATTACAATGTTGTGGTTGGATGTTTGTAATTCAAAACTTTCTTCTATAGGGGTGGAGGCATTTTGAGGTTCAGCACATAaaatttaggtttttgtttgatttgtgagGTATTTAAAAGCAACAGAAGCAAAATTTTCCTGTtggttttatgaatttttgaattcccCTAGCAATTTTACTATGCCAAACGACAAATTACTGCAACTACATGTACAATTATTTCACAGaaacaaacattaaaatatattaCTTTTGACGAAAATATTTAGACAACCATACAATGATCACCTCCAGAATTAAGAagtcaaaaaaatcaatttggGAAAAAAATGGATATTCGGCAGAACAATTGATAATTTTACTCAGCGTTAGAGTCACTTACTTGTATCCTCTGTCTTGGAATAGAGGGCTGCACATATATCCCTATCAAGCTGTTCAAAGGTATGATTCTTGGCATAGTCTGGGAACTTTTCCTTGAACTGATGCAGGCAATCCAGTGCTTCTTTGGTCCAAGTGAGTTCAAACAAGCACTTGGCTAATCTGAAGTGGGCTTTGCAATGACTTGGGTCAATAGATAATGCAATATGACAATCCCTTAGCCCAGCATACAGGTCACCATCCCTGTtagcatgaaaataaattttggcttaagtattttgcatatttaagaaAACAGTTTACATGTACCAAAAGTTCTTGCAATGACTATACATATAACCAGATATATGTCATCATTTCAAGCTagcaatctgaaaaaaaatgagaattGTAGCACCTGAAATACTAATATATTTTGCATTAAACTTTTTGCAACATTACATTGTTACTATGTATCTAACTATCAACTCATAATGCAACAATTTAACAACTgcttactgtatgtatgtagtgatGTGAAAATTTGTTACTCTTTATCATATGATTGAAAATACCATGGAACAATGTAGATATTGATACTTTGTGTCACACTTTGTGTCACACTAGTGTATACATTATTCATGGACACTCTGGAATACACAGTAACTATTAAGTTTCCATTCATTCTTATAACTACTGAACCTTTGTGataagttgaaacattgtaataaaataaataatgggCATCTTCCACTGTAAATGGTATAACTGTTCATTACACATTCAAAATACGGCCAAggaaattaaattctttgtcacatgtagaattttgaattttttgaaggtgcaaaacacagtgtatttgaataggacttTACAATGTAGCTTTTCTGcataaaaattcttctttacaaattttttgaaaatttactcaACACCTGCATGCTTGATGGATGTCACATTGTACTGTAAATCAAGGAGGGTAAAAAGAAGTTTCAGCTTTGATTCTTGAATGGGTACTCACATTACACGGAaacaatcaagtaaatataaaacttgCCTGTGTAAAAATTTACTGAGTGTGTTTTTGTACCACTTGCCTGCTTACCTCTGAAAATTTGACTGGACGTAAAACACAGAATTTAATCACTCCGGCCAAGGGTATACAGCATCTCCGAAACATGTTCAGCAACATACCCACACATGTGAATTGCTCCATGTAACTTACCATTTCCTCTTCATGTAAGCTGCAGCTCTATTGGCAAATAGTACAGCACTATTCGGTGCAATGTATAATGCTTGGTTATACAAATTTATTGCATACGTCCATTGCTGTCTTGCAAACACTTCATTGGCTTGTATCTTTAAGGCCTCAGCTTTTGGAGGTAAACCATAAGTTTTGCCGCACAAACTTATCCTACaggaataaacaaaatatttctggCTGCTTGTATCATACAAAATGGCAAACAACATTCTTATGTGATTCTAGATAGAAAAACAGtgatgttgaaaattttttctttttataaatTGACAAACACAAAGTAATATATCGACATACACTGTAGATAGGACATTAAGGTGGAAATGAATATGAGTAAGTGAAAAAGTTACTACACTGTTAAAAAATTTATTGAAACTTAAAGTTCGTTTTTGGTTTAACTGTGAGTTTCTGAACTGATCTACAATGTCTTCTGACCACATGCAGTCTGAGTATAAACCCATGTGGCTACTGTCCAAACAAAACTCTTTTCAAACTTGTTATAATTGAAAATGTATTCCTAGATAATCCCACATTGTATTGACATACCTTATTGGTAGTACGCAAGTAATAAAATGTCTTTGACAAATTATACGTTAGGAATGATAATGCCTGACTGATATCTTATTAAACCCTTTCATCCCAATTTCCCTCTCTGGAGGTCCAGCCTTTCCATAGAAAACAGATGGGATTGGGTCAAACCACAGTGGTGAAAGAGTTAAGCCTATCATCACAATGGTTAGCTCAAATCTATTACAACTGTGAGtgtggatctgtttacagggaCTGGGAGAGTTGAAGAGGTCAAACTAAATTGAAACTGTTTTTGCCTAATATTTATTAGGTCTAACCTTTTGGACTGGGTTTCCTCATTGATCTTGATACCGTTGGTATGTGATATGTGCTTTGACACACCATTTGCTGAGGACCCTGCAATTGATGTACCATTGGATGACAGCACTTCTGCAACATCtgacaaaaaacccaaaattaTTTAATGATACACTCCCATTAGACAATTTCCATATTGCACGTAAATATGAACATGTGAACAGTCACCACGCAACTCGTAACACAGTATACCTTGTGttaattctgtattttgttttgtaagtaTTTTCACAGAGAATGTGGACAACATACTGTATTCTTCTTGGACATATTGTACATGCATTGcaattatattttcaaaataaaccaTGAATATTTCAAGTGTGAAGAATAACAAAATGACTAACAAGGACTTCAACACAGTATAAGCAAAAGCAGTGTGTGTGTTTCATTCAATTTCAGCTGTGAGGAGTCATCACAATTATACCCACAGCCACTTGGTTATTGAGCCACCATCGTCAGAAGTGGAGACATAGCTGAATGAATTAGACCTCCGACTTCTTTGCTAGATGAGTAGGTACAGCATGTTGTGAATTCAAATCAAGTCAAATCAATAAATTCCTGAATTCCAAACAATAGTCATGAAAAAGCAGTAAAATATAGTCCCTAACCTTTTACTACACCATTACTTGTAGGGCTAGGTAGTATGTAATCTTCATAATGAAATCTCTTTGGACTTCTTTTACTTGTGACGTCAAATAAATATATCTGTTCTCCGCCAAGATTGACCAGTAGTTCTTTGCCGTCAGGACCAAAAGTTATA
This genomic window from Ptychodera flava strain L36383 chromosome 10, AS_Pfla_20210202, whole genome shotgun sequence contains:
- the LOC139142791 gene encoding WD and tetratricopeptide repeats protein 1-like; amino-acid sequence: MADSILRRLKNREINTKPCCKFQRELHVNDFLLPRLNLEAELQGHSGCVNCLEWNQKGNLLASGSDDLSTIIWEPLKHKQVCTIRTGHHGNIFSVKFMPDTNDHIIATAAADCKVRVHDINIRETTQAFSCHAGRVKRLAVAPNVPYMFWSAGEDGTVRQFDLRSPHSCNDHCGNVLINLNTYIGNHAEAKCLTINPLRTEMLAVGANDPYVRVYDIRMLSPHPVRFSSEERLGASWHTPAPDPDPDGEVPKGCVQYFIAGHLPIKQNDYNRRFRALVSTYITFGPDGKELLVNLGGEQIYLFDVTSKRSPKRFHYEDYILPSPTSNGVVKDVAEVLSSNGTSIAGSSANGVSKHISHTNGIKINEETQSKRISLCGKTYGLPPKAEALKIQANEVFARQQWTYAINLYNQALYIAPNSAVLFANRAAAYMKRKWDGDLYAGLRDCHIALSIDPSHCKAHFRLAKCLFELTWTKEALDCLHQFKEKFPDYAKNHTFEQLDRDICAALYSKTEDTNSEEEKKSDGGSSRRRQRETQSEHEKVLRSASYDYDLRFCGHCNTTTDIKEANFFGSNGQYIVAGSDDGSFFIWEKATTNLVRVLRGDESIVNCLQPHPSHCFLATSGIDPVVRLWSPRPEDGPKEDDRHIEETDSAATANQKRMNADPLEVMLMNMGYRITGISEGSDDENAEKLLYSVDLAKLKQTTHLVTDSSYIVTMLGNYRRFQLYCNKSWLHTADFSNTVTNSI